The Herbaspirillum sp. DW155 genomic interval CCGAGCGCAGCAGCCAGCGTTGCAGCATCACCAGCGGCATGGTCACCGCCACCAGGCACACGGCCACCGCCGCCATCAGGTGGTACGAAGGCGTGCCCAGCTTGTTGGTGAGCTTGTAGAGATAGGTCGGCAGCACCAGGTGGCCTTCCGGATCGCCCAGCACCAGCACCAGGCCGAACACTTCAAAGCCGAGGAAGAACACCAGCACGCCCGAGTAAGCCAGTGCCGGAGTGATCATCGGCAGCGACACGTTCAGCGCGACCTGCAGCGGCGAAGCACCGGCCACGCGGGCCGCTTCTTCCACATCCGAACCCAGGCTGCGCAGCGCGGCCGAAGCATACAGGTAGACGTGCGGCACGTGGGTCAGGCCGGCGATGATGACGATGCTGGTGAAGGAATAGATGTTCCAGGGGTCGCCCTCGAAGCCGAACACCGACAGCAGGTTCTTGACCCACACCGTATAGAAACCGACCGGCCCCATCGAGACCACGTAGCCGAAGCCGATCACCATGGGCGAGACGAAGATGGGCACCATCAGTGCGGGGGCGATGAAGCTGCGGCCCGGCAGGTCGGTGCGCACCATCAGGAAGGCCAGCATGCCGCCCAGCGGCACGGCGATCAGGGCCAGGCCGGTGGCCAGCGTCAGGCCATTGACGAAGGCCTGGCGGAAGTCCGGATCATCGAAGATGAAGCGATAGGAATCGAAGGTCAGCGTCTTGACCGGTGCGAAGAACGGCGCCGATAAAAAACTTTGATAGAAGATCAGCAGCAGCGGCACGAAGATGGCCAGGGCGGCCAGCAGCACGACCAGGCCGCGCGGCCAGTTCAGCCGGAGACGGCGGGCCGGCAGGGCTTGCTCGCTGCGCGTTAGCGTTGTGGTGGTTTGCATGTTGCGCCTCATGAGTGGGCAGATGGATCAGGACCGGCAGGGAGGCGGCAGGGCCGCGCTCCGGAACAACGATGTTGCTGGAACCCATTTCATCAACAGGCGTGAGATGCGTTCCAGGTGATGACAAACATCCCGTTCGGACTGAGTAGACCCGCAGGGTCGTATCGAAGGCGCGACGACCTCGGCACTGCGCCCTACCCGGTCCGTGACGGAATTGATATAAAAGATTTACTTCTTGGTGGCTTCTTTCCACTGCTTCAGGAAGTCCAGGCGCTTCTTCTGGTCCAGATAATCCAGCAGCTCGGTGGAGACCGGCATGGGCTTGAGCGATGCGCCCAGTTGCCTGGTCAGCTCGGCCGAAGTGGTGGCACCGGTCACATCGCCCCGGATGGCGAAGAGCTGCGCATCATTGGCGATGATGGTCTGGCCGCGCTTGGAGAGGATGTAGTCCACCCACAGCTTGGCGGCATTGACGTTCTTGCCGGCCTTGTTGATGAAGATCACGCGCGAAAGCACCAGGTTGTAATCCTTGGTGAAGGCCACGCCGATGGAGGGGTCCTTCTTGGCGCGCACCAGGGCATAGGGGCCGAGGATGTTGTAGCCGATCAGGTTTTCACCCGAGGAGATGCGCTCGAGCATGGTGCCGGTCGAAGATTGCACGCGTGCGGCCACGCCACCCATGGCTTTGGCGAAATCCCAGAAATGCGGATTGTGCTTCAGGTCAAAGGTCATCAGGCTGAAACCGACGCCGGATTTCTCGATGTCGTAGGTGGTGACCTTGTTCTTGAACTTGTCCTGCTTGCTGACCAAAAGCTTGGTGAAATCGTCGTGGGTGGCCGGTACTTCGGCCTCGCTCACCAGGCGCTTGTTGTAGACGATGGCGGCGGGCTCGAAGGTGGTGCCGTAGGCGGTGTCCTTCCAGTTGGCCCAGGCTGGCAGGGCGGCGGCTTCGGGCGATTTGTACGCGACCGCATAGCCTTCGGAGGCCAGCTTGACCTGCAGGTCCATCGAAGCCGACCACATCACGTCGGCGGTGGCGCCACCGGCGGCGGCTTCCGAGATGAAGCGGTTGTAGGCTTCGGTGGAATTCATGTCGTTGTACTCGACCTTCACGCCCGGATAGAGCGCGCCGAAATCCTTGATCAGCGCTTCGGCTGCCTTGGAATCGGTGGTGCTGTAGATCACGACCTTGCCTTCCTTCTTGGCTCCCTCGATGAGCTTGGCGTAATCGGCCGGATAGCCGGCCGGTGTATCGGCATGAGCGACATTGAAAGTGACGGGCAAAGCGAGGGCCAGGCCGAGCGCAATGCTCAGGCGACGTTTGTGCAACATGGGTTCTCCTTGATGATGAAACGGACCTCGCGCCGGCCCGGCTGCAGAACACGCCTGACGGCGTGTGCAACCTGGCTTGTCAGCGCACCAGGCCCAACTCCTGGGACTGCCTGCGATAGCGCGCAACGGTCTGCGCGATGTAATCCGAGAGCGGCTTGCCGGTCATGGCAAAGGGTTGCAAGCCGCCGACGCTACGCTGGCGATCGAATGCGGGATCGGCCAGCGCGCGGTCAAAATACTGCACCCAGCGCCGGTAGTCCGCCTCCGGC includes:
- a CDS encoding ABC transporter substrate-binding protein, with the translated sequence MLHKRRLSIALGLALALPVTFNVAHADTPAGYPADYAKLIEGAKKEGKVVIYSTTDSKAAEALIKDFGALYPGVKVEYNDMNSTEAYNRFISEAAAGGATADVMWSASMDLQVKLASEGYAVAYKSPEAAALPAWANWKDTAYGTTFEPAAIVYNKRLVSEAEVPATHDDFTKLLVSKQDKFKNKVTTYDIEKSGVGFSLMTFDLKHNPHFWDFAKAMGGVAARVQSSTGTMLERISSGENLIGYNILGPYALVRAKKDPSIGVAFTKDYNLVLSRVIFINKAGKNVNAAKLWVDYILSKRGQTIIANDAQLFAIRGDVTGATTSAELTRQLGASLKPMPVSTELLDYLDQKKRLDFLKQWKEATKK